A window from Citrobacter amalonaticus encodes these proteins:
- a CDS encoding efflux RND transporter periplasmic adaptor subunit translates to MSLQKTWGNVYPSALGAMLLSMLLVGCDNSVAQNAAPPAPAVSAADVVVKSISQWDSFNGRIEAVESVQLRPRVSGYIDKVNYTDGQEVKKGEVLFTIDDRTYRAALEQAQANLARAKTQASLARSEANRTDKLVNTNVVSREEWEQRRSAATQAQADIRAAQAAVDAAQLNLDFTKVTAPIDGRASRALITSGNLVTAGDSASVLTTVVSQKTVYVYFDVDESTYLHYQNLARSGQGASSHHTALPVEIGLTGEEGYPHQGKVDFLDNQLTPSTGTIRMRALLDNAQRQFTPGLFARVRLPGSAEFKATLIDDKAVLTDQDRKYVYIVDKEGKAQRRDITPGRLAAGLRIVQQGLNPGDRVIVEGLQKVFMPGMPVNAKTVAMTASSALN, encoded by the coding sequence ATGAGCCTGCAAAAAACCTGGGGTAACGTTTATCCGAGCGCGCTGGGGGCGATGTTGCTCTCTATGTTGCTTGTCGGATGTGATAACAGCGTCGCGCAAAACGCCGCGCCGCCTGCGCCCGCCGTCAGTGCTGCTGACGTGGTCGTAAAATCCATTAGCCAGTGGGATAGCTTTAACGGTCGGATTGAAGCGGTGGAGAGCGTCCAGCTACGCCCCCGCGTCTCTGGTTACATTGATAAAGTGAATTACACCGACGGTCAGGAAGTGAAAAAGGGCGAGGTGCTGTTCACGATTGATGACCGAACCTATCGCGCGGCGCTGGAACAGGCGCAGGCGAACCTGGCAAGAGCTAAAACGCAGGCAAGCCTGGCGCGAAGTGAGGCAAACCGCACCGATAAACTGGTCAACACGAATGTGGTATCCCGCGAAGAGTGGGAGCAGCGCCGTTCGGCCGCCACTCAGGCGCAGGCCGATATTCGCGCCGCGCAGGCGGCGGTTGACGCCGCGCAGCTCAACCTTGACTTCACCAAAGTCACCGCGCCTATTGACGGTCGCGCCAGCCGGGCGCTGATCACCAGCGGGAACCTGGTGACTGCGGGCGACAGCGCCAGCGTCCTCACTACGGTGGTCTCGCAGAAGACGGTTTACGTCTATTTTGACGTGGACGAGTCAACCTATCTCCACTATCAAAATCTGGCCCGCAGCGGGCAGGGGGCATCCAGCCATCACACGGCGCTGCCGGTTGAGATTGGCCTGACGGGCGAGGAGGGCTATCCCCATCAGGGCAAAGTGGACTTCCTGGATAATCAGCTGACGCCGAGTACCGGCACCATCCGTATGCGCGCGCTGCTGGATAACGCGCAGCGTCAGTTCACACCGGGACTTTTTGCCCGCGTACGCCTGCCGGGTAGCGCGGAATTCAAAGCCACGCTGATCGACGACAAAGCGGTGCTGACCGATCAGGATCGTAAGTACGTGTATATCGTGGATAAAGAGGGTAAAGCACAGCGTCGTGATATTACGCCGGGGCGTCTCGCCGCCGGCTTACGCATCGTGCAGCAGGGACTGAACCCTGGCGACAGAGTCATCGTCGAGGGCTTACAAAAAGTGTTTATGCCGGGTATGCCGGTTAACGCCAAAACCGTTGCCATGACCGCCAGCAGCGCCCTCAACTGA